One Peterkaempfera bronchialis DNA window includes the following coding sequences:
- a CDS encoding MFS transporter — translation MRWWSLANLVSNAGTWMQLTAQNLLVLQLTGSAALTGVCLAVQAAPGLLLGPAGGAVVDAWPRRRTAAVSQALLAAVALATAALLALGMLGVPVLLVLAALTGFIATVDGPACALLGNDLVPRRDLPSAIALGSVVHSAGRLAGVALAGVATAALGAAAAYAANGLSFLFVAAVIPFLRLLPAEPTGVAEPTPTPVPMAAGKGRAARRGATREGLAFFAGRPRLVALAVISAVSAVLGRNYALTLAALVTGPLHGGAGAYGAISTVLAVGGIAGAVLAGRLQRPSVRLIAALAAAGAVLQAVAAFSPTLLLLAVLVVPMAVVETVSDTAATTVLQTDPPAAMRGRVLGTWRSISTAWGLAGPPLLGLLLQAAGPRGALALGGLVITAVIGAGALAHRRRTGRPLLAPGPTAEVAMAA, via the coding sequence ATGCGCTGGTGGTCGCTGGCCAACCTGGTCTCCAACGCCGGTACCTGGATGCAGCTCACCGCGCAGAACCTGCTGGTCCTCCAGCTCACCGGCTCCGCCGCGCTGACCGGTGTCTGCCTGGCCGTACAGGCCGCCCCCGGCCTGCTGCTCGGTCCGGCGGGCGGCGCCGTGGTCGACGCCTGGCCGCGCCGCCGCACGGCAGCCGTCAGCCAGGCCCTGCTGGCCGCCGTGGCGCTGGCCACGGCGGCGCTGCTGGCCCTCGGGATGCTCGGCGTCCCGGTGCTGCTGGTGCTGGCCGCGCTCACCGGGTTCATCGCCACCGTGGACGGACCGGCCTGCGCCCTGCTCGGCAATGACCTGGTGCCGCGCCGCGACCTGCCGTCGGCGATAGCGCTGGGCTCGGTGGTGCACAGCGCGGGCAGGCTGGCCGGGGTGGCGCTGGCCGGGGTGGCCACCGCCGCCCTGGGCGCGGCGGCCGCGTACGCCGCCAATGGGCTCTCCTTCCTCTTTGTCGCGGCGGTGATCCCCTTCCTGCGGCTGCTGCCCGCCGAGCCGACCGGGGTCGCCGAGCCGACGCCGACGCCGGTTCCGATGGCGGCGGGGAAGGGCCGGGCGGCGCGGCGCGGCGCCACCCGGGAGGGTCTGGCCTTCTTCGCCGGACGGCCCCGGCTGGTCGCGCTCGCCGTCATCTCCGCAGTGAGCGCCGTCCTCGGCCGCAACTACGCGCTGACCCTCGCCGCCCTGGTCACCGGCCCGCTGCACGGCGGCGCCGGGGCGTATGGCGCCATCTCCACCGTGCTCGCCGTGGGCGGCATCGCGGGTGCGGTGCTGGCCGGTCGGCTCCAGCGGCCCTCGGTGCGGCTGATCGCCGCCCTGGCCGCCGCAGGCGCCGTACTCCAGGCCGTGGCGGCGTTCTCGCCCACGCTGCTGCTGCTGGCGGTGCTGGTCGTGCCGATGGCCGTGGTGGAGACGGTCAGCGACACCGCCGCCACCACCGTGCTCCAGACCGATCCGCCGGCCGCCATGCGCGGCCGGGTCCTGGGCACCTGGCGCAGCATCAGCACCGCCTGGGGGCTGGCCGGGCCTCCACTGCTGGGCCTGCTGCTCCAGGCGGCCGGTCCGCGCGGCGCACTGGCCCTGGGCGGCCTGGTCATCACCGCCGTGATCGGCGCCGGGGCGCTCGCCCACCGGCGGCGCACCGGTCGGCCGCTGCTGGCGCCCGGCCCGACCGCAGAGGTCGCCATGGCAGCCTGA
- a CDS encoding metallophosphoesterase family protein, with translation MALSVLIISDTHLPRRARDLPQEVWRRAAEADVVVHAGDWVSAELLDRLLERSRRLVAVYGNNDGPELRARLPEVALADLGGLRTAVVHDSGPAKGREERCAARFPGTDLLVFGHSHIPWDSTAEGGLRLLNPGSPTDRRRQPFCTYLTAEVRGGRLAEVVLHRLPQRGGSGV, from the coding sequence ATGGCCCTGAGCGTGCTGATCATCTCCGACACCCATCTGCCCCGCCGCGCCCGGGACCTCCCGCAGGAGGTGTGGCGCCGGGCAGCCGAGGCGGACGTGGTGGTGCACGCGGGCGACTGGGTGAGCGCGGAGCTGCTGGACCGGCTGCTGGAGCGCAGCCGGCGGCTGGTCGCGGTGTACGGCAACAACGACGGCCCTGAGCTGCGCGCCCGGCTGCCCGAGGTGGCCCTGGCCGACCTGGGCGGCCTGCGTACGGCGGTGGTGCACGACAGCGGACCGGCCAAGGGGCGGGAGGAGCGGTGCGCGGCCCGCTTCCCCGGCACCGACCTGCTGGTCTTCGGGCACAGCCACATCCCGTGGGACAGCACCGCCGAGGGCGGACTGCGGCTGCTCAACCCCGGCTCCCCCACCGACCGGCGGCGGCAGCCGTTCTGCACCTACCTCACGGCGGAGGTACGCGGCGGGCGGCTGGCCGAGGTGGTGCTGCACCGGCTGCCGCAGCGCGGCGGCAGCGGGGTGTGA
- a CDS encoding SPW repeat protein, with translation MERHPDIMEMRARYERATTTPRAQAIQALGLITGLYLALSAWIAGFSGLTGLAICNLVTGIAFALLMAGFGSAYERTHGMAWAAALIGLWTIIAPWVMAGHVNTTRSIISNVIVGAVALLLGLAAAAMAGRERRTGARSGRLGSMRHRTAEPGTRV, from the coding sequence ATGGAGCGTCACCCCGACATCATGGAGATGCGCGCCCGGTACGAACGGGCGACGACCACGCCGCGAGCGCAGGCGATCCAGGCGCTGGGCCTGATCACGGGTCTGTACCTCGCGCTGTCGGCCTGGATCGCCGGGTTCAGCGGCCTCACCGGGCTCGCGATCTGCAACCTGGTCACCGGCATCGCCTTCGCGCTGCTGATGGCCGGTTTCGGATCGGCCTATGAGCGCACTCACGGCATGGCGTGGGCCGCCGCGCTGATCGGCCTCTGGACGATCATCGCCCCCTGGGTGATGGCCGGACATGTCAACACCACCCGATCGATCATCAGCAATGTGATCGTCGGAGCGGTGGCACTGCTGCTCGGTCTGGCCGCAGCCGCGATGGCGGGTAGGGAGCGGCGGACCGGCGCCCGGTCCGGCCGCCTCGGCTCGATGCGGCACCGCACCGCAGAGCCCGGCACCCGGGTCTGA
- a CDS encoding transcription initiation factor IIB family protein has product MTCPNCGSMMRQGPAGGWACGNCGTVRLCPPTVPAAVPTSDGGAGAAAACGPARR; this is encoded by the coding sequence ATGACCTGTCCCAACTGCGGTTCGATGATGCGCCAGGGTCCGGCCGGCGGCTGGGCGTGCGGCAACTGCGGCACCGTGCGCCTCTGCCCGCCCACGGTGCCGGCCGCCGTCCCGACCTCGGACGGTGGCGCCGGGGCCGCCGCCGCCTGCGGCCCGGCCCGCCGATGA
- a CDS encoding DUF6296 family protein yields MTTERYELIFQQAGPGEDPSGDDIVVVHRTSATGPGGHPVYCDDTGIVRAEISDSGEVRMLASGGQQALRRPTATHVLG; encoded by the coding sequence GTGACCACCGAGCGATACGAGTTGATCTTCCAGCAGGCGGGGCCGGGCGAGGACCCGTCCGGGGACGACATCGTCGTGGTCCACCGGACCAGCGCCACCGGACCGGGCGGCCACCCGGTCTACTGCGACGACACGGGCATCGTGCGCGCCGAGATCAGCGACAGCGGCGAGGTACGGATGCTGGCGTCCGGCGGCCAGCAGGCGCTGCGCCGCCCCACCGCGACCCACGTACTGGGCTGA